GACCGGGACGGGTTCGTTGTCGTTTCAGGTGATTTTATATCCCGATGGTCAGATTTTGATGCAGTATGGGGTGATGAATCCGGGGAGCGATGCGCAGGGTTTGAGCGGCGCGACCCTGGGGATTGAGAACGGTAACGGGACGGATGGTTTACAGGTGGTCTTTAACGGTACGTATATGCACGACAATCTGGCCATTTCGATGGCGGCGGCGAGTTGGCTGTGGGTCGAACCGGGTTCGGGGTCGATTCCCGGTTTTGGTTGGGATACGGTGACGGTGCGGGTTACGCCGGGCGAACTGGCGGAGGGTGTTTATAATGGTCAGTTGAAGGTATTGTCGAATGATCCCGAGACGCCGCAGGTGATCTTGCCGGTTCAGATGACCGTTTTACCGCCGTATATTTGCGGCAACGCCAACGGTGACGGCGTGGTGAATATCATGGATATCACTCATTTGATTAATTTTCTGTATAAGGGCGGCCCGGCGCCGAATCCGATGGAGGCCGCTGATGCCGATGGCAACGGTCAGGTGAATATCCGCGATATTACTTACCTCATAAATTTCCTTTATAAGAGCGGGCCAATACCACTCTGCCCGTAGATGGAGAAACTATGAAGCGCGGGATCGACCCGAGACCGACCCCGCCACAGATGATATTGAGAGATTGAATGAATGATACAGCCACGAGAGGAGAACTTGTGGCCATAGTGCAACATAGGACAAGGAATAGAATATGAAACGATGGCTCATCTTTTTGGCGGCTTTGGTTATGTCGGTCTACATAGTTCCTGAGGCCGGAAATGTGGAAACCTATTTCAAATTTCTGATAAAATCGCGGGAAGAAATCGCCACCCTTACCAGGATCATATCGATTGACAACGTCAAAGGAGATACGGTCTTCGCCTACGCCAACGAAGATGAACTGGGGAAATTCAAGACACTGGGGTACGATTATATCGTTCTGCCCCATCCGGGGAGCCTGATAACGCCCAAGATGGCGGACACCAAGGATGAACTTCGCGCCTGGGATAGTTATCCGACCTATACCAATTATGTCAGCATGATGAATCAATATGCTATTGATTATCCCAATCTTTGCACCGTACAGAGGATTGGATACTCGGTACAGGGGCGCGAGCTGCTTGTTGCCAGGATTTCCGGCAATGTCAACGTAGAAGAGGATGAGCCGGAAGTAATGTTCACCAGCTCCATGCACGGCGATGAGGCCACCGGGTATGTGTTGATGCTCCGGTTAATCGATTATCTTCTCAGCAATTACGGCACCGATTCCATGGCGACGCGCCTTGTGGATAACTGTGAAATCTGGATTAACCCGCTGGCCAACCCCGACGGGACATATCACGGCGGCAACAATTCGGTCAGCGGAGCCACGCGAGGGAATGCCAACGGGGTTGACCTTAATCGTAATTTCCCCGATCCGCAGGACGGCGATCATCCCGATGGTTATGCCTGGCAGCCGGAAACCATCTGCATGATGGATTTTGCCGATGCCCATTCCTTTGTGATTTCAGCCAATTTCCATGGTGGGGTCGAAGTGGTCAATTACCCCTGGGATACCTGGTCAAGACTACATCCTGATAACAGCTGGTATTTCGATATCAGTCGCAAGTATGCCGACACGGTGCATGTTTACAGCCCGAGCGGTTATATGAACTACCTGAATAACGGCATTACCAATGGGTACGCCTGGTATGAGGTCAACGGCGGCCGCCAGGATTATATGAACTGGTGGCATGGATGCCGCGAAATAACGATAGAAATTTCCGATACCAAGCTTCTTCCGGGAAGCCAGCTTCCGGCGCATTGGACTTATAATAGTTCCTCCTTCTTGAATTATCTTGAAAATGCACTCTATGGAATCCGCGGCGTTGTAACCGATTCTATCACCGGGTTGCCTGTCTCCGCCAAAGTGACAGCTATCGGTCATGATTTTGATCAAT
The Candidatus Zixiibacteriota bacterium genome window above contains:
- a CDS encoding dockerin type I repeat-containing protein, which codes for PNDSLPNNMISLWWDDLDPRKGGHIYYYYDAVGTRFIVSYDGVPNYYSTTGTGSLSFQVILYPDGQILMQYGVMNPGSDAQGLSGATLGIENGNGTDGLQVVFNGTYMHDNLAISMAAASWLWVEPGSGSIPGFGWDTVTVRVTPGELAEGVYNGQLKVLSNDPETPQVILPVQMTVLPPYICGNANGDGVVNIMDITHLINFLYKGGPAPNPMEAADADGNGQVNIRDITYLINFLYKSGPIPLCP